The following are encoded together in the Dickeya lacustris genome:
- the xni gene encoding flap endonuclease Xni — protein sequence MAVHLLIVDALNLIRRIHAVQNSPCLNACQHALGQLIHHSQPTHAVAVFDDEPRTYSWRHQLLAEYKEGRTPMPDTLAQELPRIKEAFLAMGVNSWHSPGNEADDLAATLACKVSAQGHQATIVSTDKGYCQLLAPAIRIRDYFQKRWLDAPFVSKEFGVQPKQLPDYWGLVGISSSKIPGVNGIGPKTAAQLLQQADSLEQLYQQLDQVPEKWRHKLLSHQEIAYRSREVATLKTDLHFNGNLQQLRLPPAMHATPPSY from the coding sequence TCGCCCTGTCTTAATGCCTGCCAACATGCGCTAGGCCAATTGATTCATCACAGCCAGCCCACCCATGCCGTAGCGGTTTTCGATGACGAACCGCGCACCTATAGCTGGCGACACCAATTGCTGGCGGAATATAAAGAAGGCCGAACCCCGATGCCGGATACGCTGGCACAAGAGTTGCCACGAATCAAAGAGGCGTTTCTTGCGATGGGTGTAAACAGTTGGCACTCGCCGGGAAATGAAGCAGACGATCTGGCGGCAACACTCGCCTGCAAAGTCAGCGCGCAGGGGCACCAGGCCACGATTGTTTCAACCGATAAAGGCTACTGTCAGCTACTTGCCCCGGCTATCCGCATTCGGGATTATTTTCAAAAACGCTGGCTGGATGCGCCATTCGTGTCCAAAGAGTTTGGTGTGCAACCGAAGCAGTTACCGGATTACTGGGGGCTCGTTGGCATCAGCAGTAGCAAAATTCCAGGGGTCAACGGCATAGGGCCTAAAACCGCTGCACAACTGCTCCAGCAAGCCGATTCGCTAGAGCAGTTATACCAGCAATTAGACCAGGTTCCAGAAAAGTGGCGTCACAAGCTGCTGTCGCACCAAGAAATAGCCTACCGTAGCCGCGAGGTGGCGACCCTCAAAACCGATTTGCATTTCAACGGCAACCTCCAGCAGTTACGCCTGCCGCCAGCGATGCATGCCACACCGCCGTCATACTGA